In the Juglans microcarpa x Juglans regia isolate MS1-56 chromosome 6D, Jm3101_v1.0, whole genome shotgun sequence genome, one interval contains:
- the LOC121234603 gene encoding uncharacterized protein LOC121234603, with product MVHLFCMDMRKRDSILWTKQRNEPCSTIQHITGQQQCIQAQIVAPLQTTAPAHSSRLASPVSHNTPSIIPMLLVAFLLVASLLSPVQSLPIVSDSGHLLPANQTFHPGSELNKLKRIRAYLRKINKPAVKTIQSPDGDIIDCVLSHLQPAFDHPKLKGHKPLDPPERPKGNDTTDTVAESLQLWTESGESCPEGTIPIRRNAEKDILRASSLRRYGRKPARHVRRDSTGSGHEHAVLFANGDRFYGAKASMNVWAPRVTDQYEFSLSQIWVISGSFGHDLNTIEAGWQVSPELYGDNNPRFFTYWTTDAYRTTGCYNLLCSGFIQTNNRVAIGAAISPRSSYKGRQFDIGLMVWKDPKHGHWWLEFGSGLLVGYWPAFLFSHLRNHASMVQFGGEIVNSRSSGFHTSTQMGSGHFAEEGFGKASYFRNLQVVDWDNNLLPLSNLHLLADHPSCYNIRKGRNIAWGTHFYYGGPGRNVRCP from the exons ATGGTTCATCTGTTTTGTATGGACATGAGGAAGAGAGATTCGATTCTGTGGACAAAACAGAGGAATGAACCGTGTTCTACAATTCAGCACATAACAGGACAACAACAATGCATACAAGCACAAATTGTTGCACCATTACAAACAACAGCACCCGCTCATTCCTCAAGACTAGCTTCACCTGTTTCCCACAACACTCCCTCAATCATTCCCATGCTTCTTGTTGCTTTCCTTCTTGTAGCCTCCTTACTTAGTCCTGTCCAGTCACTCCCCATTGTATCAGATTCTGGCCACTTGCTGCCGGCCAACCAAACTTTTCACCCGGGTTCAGAGTTGAACAAGCTGAAGAGGATCAGAGCTTATCTGAGGAAGATCAACAAACCTGCTGTGAAGACAATTCAG AGCCCTGATGGTGATATAATAGACTGCGTGCTATCTCATCTCCAGCCTGCTTTTGACCATCCTAAGCTCAAAGGACATAAACCATTG GATCCACCTGAAAGGCCAAAGGGCAATGACACTACAGATACAGTGGCAGAGAGCCTGCAGCTATGGACAGAATCTGGTGAATCATGCCCAGAGGGAACTATTCCAATTAGAAGAAACGCAGAAAAAGATATTTTGAGAGCAAGTTCTCTTAGGAGATATGGAAGAAAACCAGCAAGACATGTGAGAAGAGACTCTACAGGCAGTGGTCATGAG CATGCAGTTCTATTTGCAAATGGAGATCGCTTTTATGGAGCAAAGGCCAGCATGAACGTGTGGGCGCCCCGGGTGACTGATCAATATGAATTCAGCTTGTCACAAATTTGGGTCATTTCTGGTTCGTTTGGCCATGATCTAAATACCATTGAAGCTGGTTGGCAG GTTAGCCCTGAGCTATATGGAGACAACAATCCAAGGTTCTTCACTTATTGGACA ACCGATGCATACAGAACAACTGGATGTTACAACTTACTGTGCTCAGGCTTCATCCAAACCAACAACAGGGTTGCTATAGGAGCAGCAATCTCTCCAAGGTCCTCCTACAAGGGTAGACAATTCGATATTGGCCTAATGGTTTGGAAG GATCCCAAGCATGGGCATTGGTGGCTGGAATTTGGATCCGGTCTACTTGTAGGATATTGGCCAGCATTCCTGTTCAGTCACTTGAGAAATCATGCCAGCATGGTACAATTTGGAGGAGAGATTGTAAATTCTCGATCATCAGGTTTTCACACATCTACTCAAATGGGTAGCGGCCATTTTGCAGAAGAAGGATTTGGAAAAGCATCATATTTCAGAAACTTGCAAGTGGTTGACTGGGATAATAACTTGCTTCCTCTATCAAACCTTCATCTCTTGGCTGATCATCCAAGCTGTTATAATATAAGGAAAGGGAGAAATATTGCATGGGGAACGCACTTTTATTATGGGGGTCCTGGAAGAAATGTAAGATGCCCATGA
- the LOC121234604 gene encoding plant UBX domain-containing protein 10-like — protein sequence MSSSVRENRRAAEAFCNEIVRWMVSLPRNIIGGLSRAMVGRRNQHLPLNHPAQHPEEPIVGAEEWEFLASFEQQYGSYHPFFYACRLMAALKLAEDDHKFMFMYLHSPEHPFTPPFCRETLSSELVVQFLDANFICWGALANRGEGLQMATMLMPTSFPFCAVIAPAPGDSIAVLQQMEGPISPAELVEILQRTVEEQGLAFVSARAKLEEKIIADRRLREEQDAAYMASLQIDKEKEKLKNLPPGERVQKPAEAPTRASYDNLRNSKKQNGKVKEGAITKETHHKEVANRGNDPQATQILIRFPSGERREQSFASTDKVQSIYRYIDSLGLAGIGNYRLISSFPRKVYGVDQMGMTLKDCGLHPRASLFLEPL from the exons ATGTCATCCTCTGTGAGGGAAAACAGGAGAGCAGCAGAGGCTTTTTGCAATGAGATTGTACGCTGGATGGTAAGCCTTCCCAGGAACATTATAGGGGGTCTTTCAAGAGCAATGGTAGGTAGAAGAAATCAACATCTACCATTGAACCATCCAGCACAACATCCAGAGGAGCCCATCGTCGGTGCAGAAGAGTGGGAATTCCTAGCCAGTTTCGAGCAGCAATATGGATCCTACCATCCCTTTTTCTACGCTTGTCGGTTAATGGCAGCTCTGAAGTTAGCAGAAGATGATcacaagttcatgtttatgtatCTCCACTCACCAGAACATCCTTTCACGCCCCCTTTCTGTAGAGAAACTCTGTCTTCAGAATTGGTGGTACAGTTTCTCGATGCTAATTTTATTTGCTGGGGAGCATTGGCAAATAGAGGAGAGGGCCTGCAAATGGCTACAATGTTGATGCCTACCAGCTTCCCATTCTGTGCTGTAATAGCTCCTGCTCCTGGTGATAGCATAGCAGTGCTGCAACAG ATGGAAGGGCCCATTTCACCAGCTGAACTGGTGGAGATTCTGCAGAGGACTGTGGAGGAGCAAGGTTTGGCTTTTGTCAGTGCAAGGGCCAAGCTGGAAGAAAAGATAATAGCAGATCGTCGCCTCAGAGAAGAACAGGACGCAGCGTATATGGCATCTCTACAGATAGACAAG GAAAAGGAAAAACTCAAGAACTTACCTCCAGGAGAAAGAGTTCAGAAACCAGCAGAAGCTCCGACTAGAGCAAGTTATGACAACCTCAGGAACAGTAAAAAACAGAATGGTAAAGTCAAGGAGGGTGCCATTACTAAAGAAACCCACCATAAAGAAGTTGCAAATAGGGGAAATGATCCTCAAGCTACCCAG ATTTTGATAAGGTTTCCGAGTGGAGAAAGAAGAGAGCAGAGCTTTGCAAGCACAGACAAGGTCCAATCAATATACAGATACATAGACTCCTTAGGCCTTGCTGGTATTGGAAACTACAGATTGATATCAAGCTTCCCTAGAAAAGTTTATGGTGTTGATCAGATGGGCATGACTCTCAAAGACTGTGGCCTCCATCCTAGAGCAAGCCTGTTCTTGGAACCTCTGTAA
- the LOC121234963 gene encoding 2-oxoglutarate and iron-dependent oxygenase JMJD4 isoform X3, with the protein MSVSEFVDRWLENSMEEQSSASTNLSYGDHVLYLKDWHFVKEYPEYLAYTTPLFFCDDWLNLYLDNYRMHKDPDTYQANNEIGCSDYRFVYMGAKGSWTPLHADVFRSYSWSANVCGRKQWLFLSPSQCNRVFDRNMKGSVYNIFDDVSEKEFPGFKEAIWLECTQEQNEIIFVPSGWYHQVHNLEDTISINHNWFNAYNLSWVWNLLLRDYDEAKEYIEDIRDICDDFEGLCQRNLAANTGMNFNDFYFVLAHFCLANVVELCCLRRNCENSIHSSSLVAQHLAMNLRSVRKTVLEIESVGGLDGNCGIFLDIRETLDDPSFLNLCTGLERVYGMIHKLKSGDIDTRKDLVDDLMDLDSIRTNGSQVFKAEELVIFIDKAIAKLGGTNGDEIDLLSERDGA; encoded by the exons GAGTACCCAGAATATTTAGCGTACACAACTCCATTGTTTTTCTGTGATGATTGGCTCAACCTGTATCTCGACAATTATCGTATGCATAAGGATCCTGACACTTATCAAGCGAATAATGAAATAGGTTGCTCTGACTATCGTTTTGTTTACATGGGAGCAAAAG GGTCTTGGACTCCTCTTCATGCTGATGTTTTCAGGTCATATAGTTGGTCAGCAAATGTATGTGGGAGGAAACAAtggctttttctctctccttctcagTGCAATCGTGTGTTTGACAG GAACATGAAAGGGTCTGTTTATAACATCTTTGATGATGTCAGCGAAAAAGAATTTCCTGGTTTTAAGGAG GCTATCTGGTTGGAGTgcactcaagaacaaaatgaaatCATCTTTGTACCCAGTGGATGGTACCATCAAGTCCATAATCTG GAAGATACAATATCAATAAACCACAACTGGTTCAACGCCTATAACCTGTCTTGGGTG TGGAATTTACTTTTGAGGGACTACGATGAGGCTAAGGAGTATATAGAAGACATCCGGGACATATGTGATGATTTTGAAGGTCTCTGCCAGCGCAATCTTGCGGCCAACACAG GCATGAACTtcaatgatttctattttgTCTTAGCACACTTCTGCTTGGCGAATGTGGTTGAACTCTGCTGTTTACGAAGAAACTGCGAAAACTCCATTCATAGTTCATCCCTAGTAGCTCAGCATTTAGCTATGAACCTTAGATCTGTGCGGAAGACCGTATTGGAGATCGAATCTGTGGGTGGTCTGGATGGAAATTGTGGTATCTTCTTGGATATAAGGGAAACACTAGATGATCCCAGTTTTCTTAATCTGTGCACGGGCTTGGAAAGAGTATATGGGATGATACACAAGCTAAAGAGTGGCGATATTGATACAAGGAAAGATTTGGTGGATGATTTGATGGACTTGGATAGTATAAGAACTAATGGTTCTCAGGTCTTTAAAGCTGAAGAACTGGTTATATTTATTGACAAAGCTATTGCAAAACTTGGTGGGACTAATGGTGATGAAATTGATTTGCTTTCTGAACGGGATGGTGCCTAG